The Poecilia reticulata strain Guanapo linkage group LG13, Guppy_female_1.0+MT, whole genome shotgun sequence genome has a segment encoding these proteins:
- the tsen34 gene encoding tRNA-splicing endonuclease subunit Sen34, with protein sequence MEAELRPQEELSPAPVVGLSLCDSAPLLWRLQDLKAVRSDGLVGALLGSLPRTPRQNVRLGRPLLLLPEEERLLGERRGAATLPARNQVSKRAGSEVLGNHWQRHAEEQQRSFEEQSVLALEDRKSALVRAMTSSSGSDPGSDEALQRRLLELEQNFSFPRSALAVQLSTARAGLSHCPEARAFLEADWPIRAQRCPRREARFQVFRDLRGRGFFLTSAGKFGGDFLVYPGDPLRFHAHFIAVCLALDESICLLDVLCVARLGSNVKKTVLLCSPAPDGPVRYTSLQWSGMV encoded by the exons ATGGAGGCGGAGCTGCGGCCTCAGGAAGAACTGAGCCCCGCCCCCGTCGTCGGGCTGAGTCTCTGTGACTCCGCCCCCCTCCTGTGGCGGCTCCAGGACCTGAAGGCCGTGAGGTCCGACGGCCTGGTGGGGGCGCTGCTCGGGTCGCTGCCCAGAACCCCCCGGCAAAACGTCCGACTGGGCcggccgctgctgctgctgccggagGAGGAGAGGCTGCTGGGAGAACGGCGCGGCGCCGCCACTCTGCCCGCCCGGAACCAGGTCAGCAAACGGGCCGGGTCTGAGGTTCTAGGTAACCACTGG CAGCGTCAtgcggaggagcagcagaggagctTCGAGGAGCAGAGCGTTCTCGCTCTGGAGGACAGGAAGTCGGCGTTGGTTCgagccatgacatcatcatcag gttctgatccaggCTCAGACGAGGCCCTGCAGCGCCGCctgctggagctggagcagaACTTCAGCTTCCCGCGCTCGGCGCTGGCGGTGCAGCTGAGCACGGCGAGGGCGGGGCTTAGCCACTGTCCGGAAGCCCGCGCCTTCCTGGAGGCCGActggccaatcagagcgcagcgCTGCCCCCGCCGGGAGGCCAGGTTCCAGGTGTTCAGGGACCTGCGGGGGCGGGGCTTCTTCCTGACGTCTGCAGGGAAGTTTGGCGGAGACTTCCTGGTGTATCCAG GTGACCCGCTGCGTTTCCACGCCCACTTCATCGCCGTGTGCCTGGCGCTGGACGAGTCCATCTGCCTGCTGGACGTCCTCTGTGTGGCCCGGCTCGGCTCCAATGTCAAGAAGACGGTTCTGCTGTGTTCGCCGGCGCCAGACGGCCCAGTCCGCTACACCTCGCTGCAGTGGAGCGGGATGGTGTGA
- the eif2a gene encoding eukaryotic translation initiation factor 2A gives MAPPIPLLAVCGSDGTSLLCGPPRCEQYSSFQRDSRPARYLTFSKDGTLVGWCNGHSVSVVKCADGSVVSTFDLPKTALLEFSPLNNILVTWQPYTKTQDSPQGDANLQLWELPSGRLVKALYQKKVDSWCPKWTEDEKVCVRSVNNELHFFENNDFNSIANKLHMQKVSDFAVSSGPQPCKVAIYVPGSKGAPSFVRLYQYPVLGGPGAALANKSFFKADKVAMQWNQKASAVLVTASTEVDKSGASYYGEQTLHYLGVNGETALVQLAKNGPIYDAAWSPNSSEFCVVYGFMPAKATVFNLKCEAVFDFGTGPRNAAYYSPQGHILVLAGFGNLRGKMEVWDVKKYKQVSTPQAPDATFFSWCPDGEHIVTATCAPRLRVSNGYKIWHYTGSVLQKHDVAEGAELRDVRWQPFPDGTFPERPIRYQVATSELGSTQAAPTQAYRPPALRHLPAAPSSKLHEEEPPQNLRTGLGGEKSLSKTALKNQRKREAKKAAKLEAKPDPEPQSAPAPVSHSQSEASGGSGDPEMDKKIKNLNKKLRAIEELKEQQASGKVLQKNQVEKIQKEEQLLKELQALQVKP, from the exons tgtgtgGATCAGACGGGACGTCGTTGCTGTGCGGACCCCCGCGGTGTGAGCAGTACTCGTCCTTCCAGAG GGACAGCCGGCCCGCCAGGTACCTCACCTTCAGCAAGGACGGGACTCTTGTAGGATGGTGCAACGGAcacag CGTCTCCGTGGTGAAGTGTGCGGACGGATCTGTGGTGTCCACCTTTGACCTCCCAAAAACAGCTCTGCTGGAGTTCTCTCCCCTCAACAACATCCTGGTCACCTGGCAACCGTACACCA AGACTCAGGACAGTCCTCAGGGGGACGCCAACCTGCAGCTGTGGGAGTTACCGAGCGGCCGACTGGTCAAAGCTCTGTACCAGAAGAAAGTCGACTCCTG GTGTCCCAAGTGGACTGAAGACGAGAAGGTCTGCGTGAGGAGCGTCAACAACGAGCTGCACTTCTTTGAGAACAACGACTTCA ACTCCATCGCCAACAAGCTTCACATGCAGAAAGTTTCTGACTTCGCCGTGTCGTCTGGACCTCAGCCCTGCAAG GTAGCCATCTACGTCCCCGGCAGTAAAGGAGCGCCGTCTTTCGTGCGGCTCTACCAGTACCCGGTTCTGGGCGGGCCCGGCGCAGCGCTCGCTAACAAGAGCTTCTTCAAGGCGGATAAAGTCGCGATGCAGTGGAACCAGAAAG CCTCCGCCGTCCTGGTCACGGCGAGCACGGAGGTGGATAAAAGTGGAGCTTCGTACTACGGCGAGCAGACGCTGCACTACCTGGGTGTGAACGGAGAGACGGCTCTGGTCCAGCTGG CCAAGAACGGGCCGATCTACGACGCGGCCTGGAGCCCCAACTCCTCGGAGTTCTGCGTGGTTTACGGCTTCATGCCGGCCAAAGCCACCGTCTTCAACCTGAAGTGTGAAGCCGTGTTCGACTTCGGCACCGGCCCGCGAAACGCCGCCTACTACAG TCCTCAGGGCCACATCCTGGTTCTGGCCGGGTTCGGGAACCTCAGGGGCAAGATGGAGGTTTGGGACGTGAAGAAGTACAAACAG GTGTCCACGCCTCAGGCTCCAGACGCCACGTTTTTCTCCTGGTGTCCCGATGGCGAGCACATCGTCACGGCGACCTGCGCCCCTCGGCTGCGGGTCAGTAACGGTTATAAGATCTGGCACTACACCGGCTCGGTTCTGCAGAAGCACGATGTTGCAGAGGGTGCGGAGCTGAGGGACGTCCGCTGGCAGCCGTTCCCGGACGGTACCTTTCCGGAGCGGCCCATCCGGTACCAGGTGGCGACGAGCGAGCTGGGCTCCACCCAGGCCGCCCCCACGCAGGCGTACCGCCCCCCCGCGCTGAGGCACCTGCCGGCCGCTCCCAGCTCCAAACTG CATGAGGAAGAACCTCCTCAGAACCTCCGGACCGGACTGGGCGGAGAGAAGAGCCTCTCCAAGACGGCTTTGAAGAACCAGAGGAAGCGAGAAGCAAAGAAAGCCGCCAAACTG GAGGCCAAACCTGACCCTGAACCTCAATCTGCTCCCGCACCTGTGAgccacagccaatcagaggcgaGCGGCGGCAGCGGAGACCCGGAGATGGACAAGAAGATCAAGAACTTAAACAAG AAACTGAGAGCCATCGAGGAGCTGAAGGAGCAGCAGGCGTCGGGGAAAGTTCTGCAGAAGAACCAG gTGGAGAAGATCCAGaaggaggagcagctgctgaaggagctgcaggcgCTGCAGGTCAAGCCGTAG